Genomic window (Lynx canadensis isolate LIC74 chromosome A1, mLynCan4.pri.v2, whole genome shotgun sequence):
TTTCTCCCCTCTTCATCTGGACGAATCCACCCAGGAACCGCCTTTGCTGGGAAGCCTCCCCCGCTGCCATGGCTGGATACACCCTCtaagtgtgtgtgcatttgtCTCCCCGGACGTACAGTAGATACGTGTTTCACCTACATCCTCACCGTCCGAAACGTCACTGGCACTCAGGTGTTGACTGAATGCTGAAGGTGACTGGAGGCGGTACAAATTCCTTTCCCTTTGAACTTTAAGTTACGGTCTCATATGGACTTCAGGGTATGAAGGACAGGAAGCTGTGTGGTCCAGACCCACTGTCACCAGCTCACCAGCCACCGAACTCTTATTCTCATGCTAGGCCACAAGGATGAGTAGAAATAcggccccgcctcctccctcccaggggAAGGCGTAGAGAAAGTGAAGCTCTATCTCACGGGCACCCAGTGTTAGGAGGATGTGGGGCATAAAGAGGTTAACTGACTAAGGGAATTGGAAAACTTTTAATGATCTGAACTGGACCCTgaatatggcaagatttcattgagTCGACACTGGTTTGGGGGCGAGGGCATCGAGCAAACGCTTAGCTGCGGCACTTGCAGGGGGCACTCTGCTTGGGGATGACCGGAGGCTGGGACGCGCCAGGGACGAGACACGAAGGCTGGAGAGGTGTGGGGACCACGTGGTGGAGGCCTCTGAAGGCAAGGCAAAGGGCTTGGACTCTTCCCGACACGGACCCCCATAGCTCACCCGCGTACCCCAGTGAGGGGTGGGAAtgaggcttcacagaggaggctGAAAAAGCTGGAACGTTACGGCGGACAGCTTCATCAGTCCTCGCGAGGGGAGAGCTCACCACGTTCCAAAAGCTCCTGATGGCAGAACTCAGGAAAGAGTAGCGGTAAGAAGCTCAGAAAGTCTTTTTCAGCTACTATTTTTGTGTTCATGTTGGAGGGAAGGATGAACAGACAAGATCGGTGTAGTTTCAGTGTCGGGGCCTCGGAGATCACTCGAGTGTGCAGAcggccccaccctgccctgctcctgTTTGCGTGTAACAGATTTATCAGCTCTCACCCTGACTCCGCCCGGGGGGTTCGAGAGGGAAGCGGAAGGGGTCTGTGACCGAGCGCTAAGCCCCCAGCAGGGACACCTGTGTCTGAGGCCCCCTTGCTCCCCGCGATGCTGCTCCCATTCTTCTGGGCACCCCAAAGGGGAGCCTTGGAGTCACCGCTGACTTCTCCTCTGACCTCATCCTCCTCATTCAAACGGTGGCCGCGTACCCGGAGATGTCCCTCTTGGCAGGCTCCAGTGGCAGGTGGGCCTGGGTCCTCTGGTGTAACGGTCACCCTCCTGCTCCGTGGCACCCTGCCGGTTCCTGGGCGCCCTGGCCTCCTTTCTGTCTACGTGCAGCAGGTGCCGTCCAGCTCACCCACCGCTCTGCGCTCTGGGATGCACGGCTCCCCGAGTTCCTTCGGACTGTGTAAATGGCACGCAGCTGGCGGCGAGTAAACTTGCTGCTGTGTGAAGATAACCGCTTCTAGACTCTTCCCCACCCAATCGCGCTTCGGTCCACTAACGTCCAAAGATGTTGGatccaaacagaaaaagaaacccgTGTCCTTTCGTGACACATCCGGAGCCACCCACCCTCATCCAGCCACTGACCGAGAGTTAACACTTGCCTCACCGACACGAGCTTCTCGATGGAGAAGCCTCTTGGCCAGTCGGTCTAACGATCCCAGCACTGCCATGCTTCAAGTCCGTTCAGGCTtccaccccccacgcccccactCACGGCCAGCACTGCCCGTCTGCCCACCTTTTAGCTCCTTTCCGAAAGAAACCCTCAGCTCTGTTCTTGGACATCCCACTACTCGCTCACCCGCCCCCGCTTCTCCTAAGCCCCCTACTCCCCGTTCTTTAATCGGATGGTCCAAACACACTTCTTAACCGGAAATTTCTTCACTTTGTGGATGAATTTTAGTCATTAGCAGCGAGGACCTATGGGAGAACCAGTCCAGAGGGGTTTCCATCTGAAGGACGTACAGCTGTGCAAACTCTGCAGGGTGAGGGCCAGCTCGGGCCACTGTCCCTCCCTGTGCAGCCACACTCCGCTCTCAGAGCACGCGTTAACAAAACCGGATGAGAAACCATATACACCTAGAGTTCTTGTCTGTAAAAACCTTTGGGcacacctcattttttttttttcaacgtttatttatttttttttgggacagagagagacagagcatgaacgggggaggggcagagagagagggagacacagaatcggaaacaggctccaggctccgagccgtcagcccagagcccgacgcggggctcgaactcacggaccgcgagatcgtgacctggctgaagttggacgcttaaccgactgcgccacccaggcacccctgggcacacctcatttttaaaagcttagatCATAGGCCCCTTTGGCACGGCACACTGGGGGGCCTCCTGGGCTCGGCATGTTGTAGGGCTGAACGTGTGGCTTGAGAGGTTAGAAGTCATGGCTTCTGACTCTGAGAGTTTAGGGTCCCTACGACTCGgctccagaagaggaagaaacattcAGAAGAGGACTGTACATGTTTTCAATGGGGAGATTAATGGAAGTGAGAAGTTGGGGTCATAGCAATCCCCTGTGTGAGGGGACATTAGGGAGGGGCCCTGGGTCCCCACTAGTGACCAGATGGCCTCTTGGCTCACTGAAGGGGatgatggcgggggggggggggggggggggtagagttCTGTCtgaaggtgctttttttttttttttcctcccagggaGCCATCTGACTCCGCCAAGCCCTAGACTCCTCTGGCGTTGTGGCGGCAGGCTGTTTTGTAGGTGTTCACGTTGGTTCTTGGCGTCTGACCAGGAAGTAGGGAGCCTTGGCGGAGGATGGAAATGATCACATTTAAACCGGCATTCATTTCCCCAGTGTTCCGGGCTGGCCAGGCTGCCCTCCCCAGTGCGGCTTTGGCCCCTTAACAGAGGAGGGCACACAGACCctgacagacagatggacacagGGCCTACCTTGTGACCTTCTGGACAGGTGTCTCGAGCAAAGGCCCATGGCTCTGTCAGAGCCCGGGTGGCCAGTGTCTGCTCCTTGCAGAGATGGCCCCTTCCTGGAGACCAGTGTGGGCAGGCCACCTGGGGCTGCAGAGCCCGGTGGCCGGAGGGGAGGCAGATCTGGGGCCTTGGGGACCGCTGCTCTAAAGCTCAGGGCTGGAAGTCGTGGCCAGAGGCACAGAGGCTGTTTCAGGTTCTGGTGGGTGTACCGGTCACCTGTCAGTGAGCACCCCACTGTCTCACCGGCCCCCCGGCCTCTCTCTCAAGCCGCCTGCTGCCTCTGCCAGCCTGTAACTTTGGTGATGGATTTCAGGCATTAGCgtgaatatatacattttccttttctatgtaCGTTAGCGCAGACTCTGAGAGCGTTGTCAAGGAACGGCCTGAGAGTAGCTATAAACCCTGTCTTCACCGCTTGCCATCCGGCGGACTCACACGGTTGACCTGTTAGATCGGGGTCTCGCGTGGACGCTAACCGCCTGCCGAATTAGCTGCCGGCCCCAGTAACCAGTGGTCCCCAGGCTTACCGGTCCCGAGGCCGAAATCTTTTGGAGGCTGCCCTCTCTCCGCGCGTCGTGTGTTCCGTTGCCCCAGGGCACGAACTGAGCCCGCGCCCTCTTCCCTGCAGAATTTCCTACGACCCTGCCAGGTACCCCAAGTACCTGCCCGAGGCCTACTGCCTGTGCAGGGGCTGCCTGACCGGGCTCTTCGGGGAGGAGGACCTGCGTTTCCGGAGCGCCCCGGTGTACATGCCCACCGTCATCCTGCGGCGGACCTCGGCCTGCGCGGGCGGCCGCTGGGTGTACACCGAGGAGTACGTCACCGTGCCCGTGGGCTGCACCTGCGTCCCCGAGCAGGAGAAGGAGGCCGACGCCGTCAACTCCAGCATGGACAAGCAGGGCGCCAGGCTTCTGCTCGGCCCCGGCGACAAGCCGGGCCGGCCCTGAGGCCCTTGCTGCCCGAGGCCCGCGTCCCCGGAGCCGCGTCGTAGGCGAGAAAGCGAGGACGCAGCGAGCGAAGGGGACAACGGGACGCGCCTGCGCGGGACGGGCCCTGGGCCCGGCCGgccgccctcccacccccgcttTCCTTCCGGGCGGAAGCAGCGGGGCGGCCAGGGCAGGCTGCCGGAAGTCACCGGGGACGCGACGTcaggccggcggcggcggcgtgcGGCCGGGACCTGCCCCAGGTGGCTGGCGGCGGcgtgcggcggcggcggcggccctcGGGCTCCGAGCCTTCCCCGCAGCGCCGCGCACCGTCAGGGCCTCCAGGGGGAGGGGTGACCCTCCGGAGCCAGGTGGTAGGTGGTGCTTCCGGAAGGCAGTTGCTTTAAAAAGGTGGGATACATACCTGCCTTTTTATTCCACTGCTTTCAACGGAGGAAAAGCTATTTTTATAGAAGGAGGTTTGAGCAATTCTATTAAGAACCTTTTACGTCACGTGTATTTTCTAACCATTTCGTTTTCACTTGCTCTGGCAAGATTTTTTCAGAAGCACGATTGGAATCTTCAGATAAACTTTTTAGATGGCGCGGTGGCCGTCCCCGGTCGGCCAGGCCCCAGTCGCTGACCACACCAGAACGGACGGGGCTAAACGTGACCCGCTTCGGCTGAAGGTCTCCGCAGGCTGCCGCGCGGAGGACAGGGAAGCCCCGGGGCTCTGCTCGCGCCCCCAGGCCGGGGTTCCAGGGATCTCAGACTTGGTTTGTTCAGGAGCCTACGTGTGGCCGCAGATTCATACAGCTGAACATTTGTTTTCGCTTTGAAAGCAAGTGGGGCCAAGTAAGAGGTGGAGGGATGAGGCGAGAGGTAGAATGTGGGGTCTCTGCCACGTGTCTAGAATCCAAGTCTGTCTCAGGGCCTCAGGAACTAGCGAATGGGAGAAGCCGGCCAACTTACCATTCCCAGAAGTCAGTATTGGGGGCCTCTTTTTCACACCCTGCGATGTGAGCTGAATCCATAGTCTCTTCTGTAGGTTGAACACCATTATTTGTAAAAGcgaggatttctttttaaatcattaaagcAACGGTGGATGAAGGGTACGTTGGCCGCGTGCGTTTCTCTTGGGGCTCGGCTGATTTCCAGAGGAAGCTAACCGTCTTCACTTTATCCTAATTCCGTGGTTGAGATTTAAATTAAGTCTCATTTGGTCTTTGAAAGATCAACTGCTCCTGCAAAGTCCGTCCGTCTTCTCTCCCGTGACACCCCAGCCAAACCAAGAAGTGTCTTTCACTCTCAAGCTTCGGGGGCTGCACGAATCCCGGAGCTTTAGCTTCCTAGTTGCCGAGAATCAGCCTTAGTTCGATCTGGAGGGAAGGTTCACGGAGAGAACTTTCAACTTGTGCTAAATAATGACAGAAGTTGGACATGAAAAACACATTGCTGAGCAAAATCCAGATTTTCcaaaaattcagaaattcaaaatTGAAAGTGCTAGCTGTGGACAGTTCTAGACAGTCTGGGAATTTCTTCTCCGTTCCACCTCTGAAGCGGTggtgaatgtggaaaaaaaaggtaTCCCTAGTGGTAGTATATCTGGAGTACGTTCTTGTCCAGAAAGCGGAAGGTTTGGAGCAAACTTTCATTGCCAGCTCAACAACATCAAATTCGTAAGTTAAAAAGTGCTTTTCAAACCGCTGGTTTGAGTAATTTTTCAGTCACTGCCACTGCTGGGTATCGTTTTCCAGTTGCTCCTCAAATATAAATAGTGCACATCAGAGGAGAATAAACATTTGGAGAAAAGATCAcgattttattgtattattagcTTACCTAAACTTAGCTTGTGAAACGGTAGCACATTCCCAGTGGAAGAAATTAGCTTTCCATTCTACAGAACCAGAAAAGCaacctttctttgtattttttctctgaATGGAATATTCATACACTTAATATTTCTCGAGCACTTGCCGTGTTCCAGGTACTGAGCCCCTGGGAGATACCTGTAAGCCAGGTGCAGTCTCCACCCCTAGCGAAAATATAACCGGCACTGGCTCTCCGAGCAGCTGGGTGTTTGTGGGCCACTCCTCAAAGGAAGCGCTGCCCGGTGAATCTAAGCCCCATTTTTCCCACTGATAATGGGTGGTGCCGCCTCCTTGGTCACTGTGAGGACGGAACACCATTTGTAAAGCACCTGgtatggtgcctggcacacaggaggtaTTAGAACATATTGGCCTCAATGATTTACAAGtgacattaaaaacaagtatcaggctggggagcctgggtggctcagatggttgagcatccgactcttgatttcggctgaggtcaccaTCTaatggtcgtgagattgagccctacattgggctgggcactgagcgtggagcctgcttgagattctctctctctctctctctctctctctccccctcccccatgcacgtgcatatgcacacacactctctctcaaagtaaatacattaaaaaaaagatttgaccatgttttaaaaaaataccaagctGTTCTTTCTCCAGGTTATGCCTATTGCTTTAGCAAGTATGTAtcattaaaatgactttttgtgaggctcctgggtggctcagttggttaggcgtctgacttcaggtcaggtcatgatctcgcacttcatgagttcaagccccgcatcgggctctgtgctgacagctcggagccttggagcctgcttcggattccctgtctccctctctctctgctcctccctcgctcatgctctgtctctctcaaaaataaacattttaaaaaatgactttttgtaTAAAAGTTTACAAAATCTATCACTAGGCAGCAGCGACCAGATAGAATATGTTGGACTAGATAGAAATGTTACCTAATGGgaattaaaaatttggaaaaaaaaatatgttggagTAAGAGGGGGGTGATGGGAGATGGGGAGATATTTCAGTGAGTAATAAGAGTTTATTGGGACAGAATTTTGTTCTTGGTAGAACTAAagggttttttccttcttttccttggaGCGGAGAGAGGTCATTACTGTTTTATCAAATAGGGAAATTCGCTGGCCTCAGCTGAGgagcttccccctccccctgcggGTCTCCAGGACACTGATTATTGTTCCCCACAGTTCACAGCGGGCCTTGGGTGGATGTGCGACTTCATGGTCCCGGGCTCCGCCCGTGAGACTTTCATagcttcttccctcctctccaagTGTGCCACGGTGACTACGTTCCATCAAGGGATTCTGTCGCTGAAGAGCTCCATGGCCACCCTTGGAATGCACACGCCGTGCTGGTTCCTGAAGATTTTTTCCAACCAACCGACAGTATCTCCGCTGTATGCTTGTTTTAGAGAAACCGAACCATTTGGGAATAGCGATCAACACCCATCAC
Coding sequences:
- the IL17D gene encoding interleukin-17D isoform X1, with amino-acid sequence MARAGVWMLAVGVLLALAPGRAAGALRASRRPARPRGCAERPEELLEQLYGRLAAGVLGAFHHTLQLGPREQARNASCPAGGRPGDRRFRPPTNLRSVSPWAYRISYDPARYPKYLPEAYCLCRGCLTGLFGEEDLRFRSAPVYMPTVILRRTSACAGGRWVYTEEYVTVPVGCTCVPEQEKEADAVNSSMDKQGARLLLGPGDKPGRP
- the IL17D gene encoding interleukin-17D isoform X2 codes for the protein MLAVGVLLALAPGRAAGALRASRRPARPRGCAERPEELLEQLYGRLAAGVLGAFHHTLQLGPREQARNASCPAGGRPGDRRFRPPTNLRSVSPWAYRISYDPARYPKYLPEAYCLCRGCLTGLFGEEDLRFRSAPVYMPTVILRRTSACAGGRWVYTEEYVTVPVGCTCVPEQEKEADAVNSSMDKQGARLLLGPGDKPGRP